In Fibrobacter sp. UWB10, a single window of DNA contains:
- a CDS encoding MlaD family protein, whose product METTRSERIKIGAFMLFCGVLILVFLGYVLSRYLTREYDSYYTIFNESVIGLYNEAQVKLNGIDVGNVTGIEIDSSNLNQVIVRFRVNKGTPIKIGTRAGMTHGISLTGEKQIVLSGGRFDEPDVQDGGFVPAEKTAFDAMANKATDIIGHIDSLLTNINKIFSSENADNISSAIKNFEGATRNLNNMTQNLNKPINNISNAAASMKNVLSEIEEAKIAAKTSENMDLVKEKLEAIDTKSMNENITQTLESINQLSKRLDQMVYKNQDQVGDAVVELNAVLENLEEFSQKIKNNPSVLIHAENKSRRK is encoded by the coding sequence ATGGAAACAACACGCTCCGAACGAATAAAGATTGGCGCATTCATGCTCTTTTGCGGGGTTCTTATCCTCGTATTCTTGGGCTATGTTCTTTCGCGCTACTTGACTCGTGAATATGACAGCTATTACACCATCTTTAACGAATCCGTGATAGGCCTTTACAACGAGGCTCAGGTCAAGCTGAACGGTATCGATGTCGGTAACGTGACCGGAATCGAAATCGATTCTTCGAACCTGAACCAGGTGATTGTCCGTTTCCGCGTGAACAAGGGCACGCCTATTAAGATTGGTACCCGCGCCGGCATGACACACGGCATTTCGCTGACGGGCGAAAAGCAGATTGTGCTTTCGGGCGGACGCTTCGACGAGCCCGACGTTCAAGATGGCGGCTTCGTTCCGGCCGAAAAGACGGCTTTTGACGCCATGGCGAACAAGGCCACAGACATTATCGGTCACATCGATTCCCTTTTGACCAACATCAACAAGATTTTCTCGTCTGAAAACGCCGACAATATCAGCAGCGCCATCAAGAATTTTGAAGGGGCCACCAGGAATCTGAACAACATGACTCAGAACCTGAACAAGCCTATCAATAACATTTCGAATGCCGCCGCCTCCATGAAAAACGTCCTCTCCGAAATCGAAGAAGCTAAAATTGCGGCAAAGACCAGCGAAAACATGGACTTGGTCAAGGAAAAGCTTGAAGCCATCGACACTAAGAGCATGAACGAAAACATCACGCAGACTTTGGAATCGATCAACCAGCTTTCCAAGCGCCTCGACCAGATGGTTTACAAGAATCAGGATCAGGTCGGCGACGCTGTGGTGGAACTCAACGCCGTGCTTGAAAACCTCGAAGAATTCTCGCAAAAGATTAAGAATAACCCGTCGGTGCTGATTCACGCCGAAAACAAGTCTAGAAGGAAGTGA
- a CDS encoding ATP-binding cassette domain-containing protein yields MEDPVLKVEHLKAGYDGKLILDDISFDVRKGEIRMILGSSGCGKSTLLNNILKLAKSESGTISYFGQKFDAREGLDSEIRMRTGVLFQNGALLSDLTVAENAMLPLIRSMPYMPKSQMEAIVADRLEKVHLLHAFHKYPSELSGGMQRRAALARAIALKPELLFCDEPSTGLDPVTARSLDELLLELRDTLKVSMLIVSHELESIKIICDRFIYLKDARILMDGTLQQGLESEDPILKHFFNRQCPKEEDNNEYYHFDFKD; encoded by the coding sequence ATGGAAGATCCTGTCTTGAAAGTGGAACACCTGAAAGCCGGCTACGACGGAAAGCTCATTCTGGACGACATCTCGTTCGATGTCCGCAAGGGCGAAATCCGCATGATTCTCGGAAGTTCCGGCTGCGGTAAGTCGACGCTCCTGAACAACATTCTAAAGCTTGCCAAGTCCGAAAGCGGGACTATTTCCTACTTCGGGCAGAAATTCGACGCCCGCGAAGGCCTCGACAGCGAAATTCGTATGCGTACAGGAGTGCTGTTCCAGAATGGAGCACTTCTGTCTGACTTAACCGTTGCAGAAAACGCCATGCTCCCGCTGATTCGAAGCATGCCTTACATGCCCAAGAGCCAGATGGAAGCCATTGTGGCCGACCGACTTGAAAAAGTCCACCTATTGCATGCCTTCCACAAGTATCCTTCGGAACTTTCGGGCGGTATGCAGAGGCGTGCAGCGCTTGCCCGCGCCATCGCGTTAAAACCGGAACTTTTGTTCTGCGACGAACCGTCCACAGGTCTTGACCCGGTAACGGCACGTTCGCTCGACGAACTTTTGCTTGAACTTCGCGACACGCTCAAAGTTTCGATGCTCATTGTGAGCCACGAACTTGAAAGCATCAAGATTATTTGCGATCGATTTATTTATCTTAAAGATGCGCGAATCTTGATGGACGGGACCTTGCAACAAGGGCTCGAAAGCGAAGACCCGATACTCAAGCATTTCTTCAACAGGCAATGCCCCAAAGAAGAAGACAACAATGAATATTACCATTTTGATTTTAAAGACTGA
- a CDS encoding ABC transporter permease has product MEGKLITLPAALTAANSKDLLRECRRTLRNEPLCLDGSALQRMDYSADAFFALLADISETSGNKLTLLHFNDEVKAHLQGLKKQKIPANDHLRKVGFVEKMGDIGYRFGKSVAEVFVLLNMAIYWSVCGPFDKGRSKFGGTAKQINRLGSEATGICFLMVALICFTMALQSSFMLKAVGGGSYLASGLGYLIFAEISPLLTTIILAGRSGSAIAAEIANMSVCEEIKAIKTMAISPVQYLVVPRFIAMSLCTPLLSFCASIAGCLAGFLIAYFFFDISFWNYFQSIRDGIPPILFLKSTVKSIVFGWLVTLIACNEGLNATGGAEAVGHATTSSVVTSISAIIITDCAFSFIFY; this is encoded by the coding sequence ATGGAAGGAAAACTGATTACACTCCCCGCCGCTCTTACGGCCGCAAACAGCAAAGATTTGTTGCGGGAGTGCAGGCGCACGCTCCGAAACGAGCCGCTTTGTCTCGACGGATCCGCGTTACAGCGCATGGATTACAGCGCAGACGCCTTTTTCGCCCTTTTGGCAGACATCAGCGAAACCTCTGGGAATAAACTCACGCTTTTACACTTCAATGATGAAGTCAAAGCACACCTTCAAGGCCTCAAAAAGCAGAAAATTCCGGCAAATGACCACCTCAGAAAGGTCGGTTTTGTTGAAAAAATGGGCGATATCGGCTACCGATTCGGAAAAAGTGTGGCCGAAGTGTTCGTTTTGCTGAACATGGCCATTTATTGGAGCGTTTGCGGTCCCTTCGATAAGGGCAGATCTAAATTCGGCGGTACCGCCAAGCAAATCAACCGCCTCGGAAGCGAAGCGACCGGAATCTGCTTCTTGATGGTCGCCCTCATCTGCTTTACCATGGCTCTCCAGAGTTCCTTTATGCTCAAGGCCGTCGGTGGCGGATCATACCTGGCTTCTGGACTTGGTTACCTGATTTTCGCCGAAATCAGCCCGCTCCTTACGACAATTATTCTAGCAGGCCGCTCTGGCAGTGCTATTGCGGCCGAAATTGCGAACATGTCCGTTTGCGAAGAAATCAAGGCCATCAAGACCATGGCGATTTCTCCGGTGCAGTACCTGGTGGTCCCCCGCTTTATCGCCATGTCGCTTTGCACTCCGCTTCTTTCGTTCTGCGCCTCGATTGCAGGATGCCTTGCCGGTTTCTTGATTGCCTACTTCTTCTTCGACATTTCGTTCTGGAACTATTTCCAGTCCATTCGCGATGGAATTCCGCCTATACTCTTCCTCAAGAGTACCGTCAAATCGATTGTCTTTGGTTGGCTCGTGACGCTCATAGCCTGTAACGAAGGCTTGAATGCGACTGGCGGCGCCGAAGCCGTGGGACACGCGACCACCTCGAGCGTTGTGACTTCTATTTCTGCAATCATTATCACTGACTGCGCGTTCAGTTTCATTTTCTACTAG
- the hflX gene encoding GTPase HflX translates to MKDLTIEHKPQKERCILVGISTPKVRPWLATEQLAELGRLAETAGAEVVQSFLQRVQNFSPATLIGEGKVNEVKHALAELDAKMVVFDDDLSGSQVRNLEQRLPGIKVLDRTGLILDIFAKHAVTAESRLMVEVAQLQYMMPRLTGAWTHLCRQHNGGIGTKGPGETQLETDRRMIRKRIQELKKKLEKIEDARESQAENRNDIFHIGIVGYTNAGKSTLTNRLTGADVYVEDKLFATLDSTTRKLYLDGENIILSDTVGFIRKLPHNLIETFKSTLGVASHADCILEVVDGSAPDYREHLEVTHRTLEGIISPETPRIRVFNKAEVCDEARRTELLENYPEAIQVSARENIGMERLKEAFKEQLAAWHKKREAHEQKQKERSEAPWKE, encoded by the coding sequence ATGAAGGATTTGACCATAGAACACAAGCCCCAAAAGGAGCGCTGCATTCTCGTAGGAATTTCAACGCCGAAAGTGCGCCCCTGGCTTGCCACCGAACAACTTGCAGAACTCGGTAGACTTGCTGAGACTGCAGGTGCCGAAGTCGTACAGAGTTTTTTGCAGCGCGTACAGAATTTTAGCCCCGCAACCCTCATTGGCGAAGGCAAGGTAAACGAAGTCAAGCACGCCCTTGCTGAACTCGATGCCAAGATGGTCGTATTCGACGACGACCTTTCGGGCTCTCAGGTTCGCAACTTGGAACAGCGACTCCCGGGAATCAAGGTTTTGGACCGCACAGGTCTTATTCTCGACATTTTTGCAAAGCATGCCGTAACGGCAGAAAGCCGCCTGATGGTCGAAGTGGCGCAGCTCCAATACATGATGCCGCGCCTGACCGGTGCGTGGACCCACCTTTGCCGCCAGCACAATGGCGGTATCGGCACCAAGGGCCCGGGCGAAACCCAGCTCGAAACGGACCGTCGCATGATCCGCAAACGCATCCAGGAACTCAAAAAGAAGCTCGAAAAGATTGAAGATGCCCGCGAAAGCCAGGCTGAAAACCGAAACGACATATTCCATATCGGTATTGTAGGTTATACCAACGCCGGCAAGTCTACGCTCACAAACCGCCTGACAGGCGCCGATGTGTATGTCGAAGACAAACTGTTCGCAACGCTCGATAGCACCACCCGAAAGCTCTATCTGGACGGCGAAAACATCATTCTATCCGACACCGTTGGTTTTATCCGTAAACTTCCGCACAACTTAATTGAGACCTTCAAGAGCACTCTCGGGGTCGCCTCGCATGCAGACTGCATTTTAGAGGTGGTCGACGGTTCTGCCCCCGACTACCGCGAACACTTGGAAGTCACCCACCGCACACTCGAAGGCATTATCAGCCCCGAAACGCCGAGAATTCGCGTTTTCAACAAGGCCGAAGTCTGCGACGAAGCCCGCCGCACGGAACTTCTCGAAAATTACCCCGAAGCTATCCAGGTGAGCGCCCGCGAAAACATCGGCATGGAACGCCTGAAGGAAGCCTTCAAGGAACAGCTTGCTGCCTGGCATAAAAAACGCGAAGCCCACGAGCAAAAACAAAAAGAACGCAGCGAAGCGCCGTGGAAAGAATAG
- a CDS encoding ATP-binding protein produces MKKIKLKRWMPLSPAIVVVAIAVVVLVFVYAVMARESYFKQVEESIAQETKRIASEITSTMNYAKSSVKLVSQSVSKKMDGPELRRSESIFLAMMDEVPFSRIDYIRKDGLKLSYDEEPVDVSESEFFRLGMTGKSGIWIDYKTKAYNESRINVYTPLYYGKNVIGVISGILGGKKDILPMLNYTVGGERTVVLLCDHQLNIIASNIVDNDYGASFEKRAQEFFPPEIFDQFKKNAVIKEPKAFRFSTVYGTSIACVMPTNELGWFVVQMVPYHVLSNATKVIAFKALFALLFVLLFFIIYVHSVYRTNRRLRNEMEGKHLNVINALTDSYGSAFVIDSKTGQSECYCIDQYVSRYMQDAFDKAPLYDQFMSLYVNRMVLLDDRSLFDRVVTLERLNREFLKHNRFEYIYRISRGGVIHYMQIHYVKPSKDRPEIVMGIKVIDESMNAELEKRKELNEQRVALVKALDRAQRADKAKSNFLFNISHDLRTPMNAVLGYSSLAQKYLLNKNFPEAETSLLNYYLGCIQSAGTLLLDMINSVLCLTTIESGYEKLEERPVLTAALSEDLITTFEQSARQKNVMLQVSRNIKTRCVNVDKVKFHQILLNIVSNAIKYTRAGGLVRISMRDFPHENPEMSNIEMVVEDTGVGISEEFLPKVFELFEREQSALTRGIDGTGLGLCIVKKLVDLMHGTVKISSRVGEGTRVVVVIPLRIAEDDADTKMLDFSPFKKVLAGKHILLADDDPQTCEIVSFMLKSVDAEVVCVNSGDDCYRKIDVSPTGSFDVVLMDMKMPKGNGFETTALIRKMADHRKSELPIIALSASAFEEEKQAAFDAGVNGHVAKPIDFTELFALITRLVK; encoded by the coding sequence ATGAAAAAGATTAAGTTAAAACGCTGGATGCCTTTGAGCCCTGCTATTGTAGTGGTTGCAATCGCTGTTGTGGTTCTAGTTTTTGTTTATGCTGTCATGGCTCGTGAATCTTATTTTAAACAAGTCGAAGAATCGATAGCGCAAGAAACAAAGCGTATCGCTTCGGAAATCACGAGCACAATGAATTATGCCAAGAGCAGTGTTAAATTGGTGTCTCAGTCGGTTTCAAAGAAAATGGATGGTCCCGAATTGCGTCGCTCGGAATCGATTTTTTTGGCGATGATGGATGAAGTTCCTTTTTCGAGAATCGATTATATCCGTAAAGACGGCCTGAAACTCTCTTACGACGAAGAACCGGTCGATGTTTCTGAAAGCGAATTTTTCCGCTTGGGAATGACGGGGAAATCGGGTATATGGATTGATTATAAGACAAAAGCTTATAATGAATCTAGAATCAACGTCTATACTCCGTTGTATTACGGTAAAAACGTCATTGGTGTGATTTCGGGAATTTTGGGTGGCAAAAAAGACATTTTGCCGATGCTCAATTATACGGTAGGTGGGGAACGGACTGTTGTTCTCCTTTGCGATCACCAATTGAATATTATTGCATCAAATATCGTTGATAACGATTATGGCGCCTCTTTTGAAAAACGTGCCCAGGAATTCTTTCCGCCAGAAATATTTGACCAGTTTAAAAAGAATGCGGTAATCAAGGAACCTAAGGCGTTTAGGTTCTCGACGGTTTATGGAACATCTATTGCTTGTGTGATGCCGACTAACGAACTGGGTTGGTTCGTGGTGCAAATGGTACCGTATCATGTACTTTCTAATGCGACCAAGGTGATTGCATTTAAAGCTCTCTTTGCACTTTTGTTTGTGCTGTTGTTCTTTATCATATATGTCCATTCCGTTTACCGTACCAATCGTCGCTTGCGTAATGAAATGGAAGGCAAGCACTTGAACGTGATTAATGCGCTTACGGATTCTTACGGCAGTGCATTCGTGATTGATTCCAAGACGGGGCAGAGTGAATGTTATTGCATTGATCAGTATGTGTCGCGTTACATGCAAGATGCTTTTGACAAGGCTCCGCTTTATGACCAGTTCATGTCTTTGTACGTGAATCGTATGGTGCTGCTCGATGATCGTTCTCTATTTGACCGTGTAGTCACCTTGGAACGCCTGAATCGTGAATTTTTGAAGCATAACCGCTTTGAATACATTTATCGAATTTCAAGAGGCGGCGTTATCCATTACATGCAGATTCATTATGTAAAGCCTTCTAAGGATCGCCCCGAAATTGTCATGGGTATTAAGGTTATCGATGAATCCATGAATGCCGAACTTGAAAAGCGTAAGGAACTGAACGAACAGCGCGTGGCGCTTGTGAAGGCTCTGGATCGTGCTCAACGTGCAGATAAGGCAAAGTCGAATTTCTTGTTTAATATCAGCCATGACCTCCGTACTCCGATGAATGCGGTGCTTGGCTATAGTTCGCTTGCCCAGAAGTACTTGCTGAACAAGAACTTCCCCGAAGCAGAAACGTCGCTGTTGAATTATTACTTGGGTTGCATTCAGTCTGCAGGTACTTTGTTGCTCGACATGATCAATTCAGTCTTGTGCCTTACGACGATTGAATCGGGTTATGAAAAGCTTGAAGAACGTCCGGTGCTTACGGCTGCGTTGAGCGAAGACCTGATTACGACTTTCGAACAGAGCGCAAGACAAAAGAATGTCATGCTGCAAGTTTCGAGAAATATTAAGACTCGTTGCGTGAATGTTGATAAGGTCAAGTTCCACCAGATTCTTTTGAATATTGTAAGCAACGCTATCAAGTATACACGTGCTGGCGGGCTTGTTCGTATTTCGATGCGCGATTTTCCGCATGAAAATCCCGAAATGAGCAATATCGAAATGGTTGTCGAAGATACGGGCGTGGGCATTTCAGAAGAATTCTTGCCGAAGGTCTTTGAACTTTTTGAACGCGAACAATCTGCTCTTACTCGCGGTATTGATGGCACTGGGCTTGGACTTTGCATTGTAAAGAAGTTGGTCGACTTGATGCACGGTACGGTCAAGATTTCAAGCCGCGTGGGTGAAGGTACCCGTGTGGTGGTCGTGATACCGCTCCGAATCGCCGAAGACGATGCCGACACGAAGATGCTTGATTTCTCGCCGTTTAAGAAAGTTCTTGCCGGTAAACATATTCTATTGGCCGACGACGATCCGCAAACCTGCGAAATTGTTTCGTTCATGCTTAAGAGTGTCGATGCCGAAGTCGTTTGCGTCAATAGTGGCGATGATTGCTATCGAAAGATTGATGTGTCGCCGACAGGTTCCTTTGACGTTGTGCTGATGGACATGAAAATGCCGAAGGGTAACGGTTTTGAAACGACGGCGCTCATTCGTAAAATGGCAGACCATCGCAAATCGGAATTGCCCATTATTGCTCTTTCGGCAAGTGCGTTTGAAGAAGAAAAGCAGGCTGCTTTTGATGCCGGTGTGAACGGACACGTTGCAAAACCGATTGATTTCACGGAATTGTTCGCGTTGATTACACGCTTGGTAAAGTAA
- a CDS encoding ABC transporter permease subunit translates to MKIRLTQETLNRLKRFRKNKRAFWSLIVLVVAYLLSLTSPWTVNDEPIFMRYEGKTYFPAFVRYSEKDFGGEYQTEQDYAKLFETVRECEEDAAEGFTRAGGCPDVWAIMPPIAHDPLKADLSEDGTPPFAPSARHWLGTDSNGRDVLARLIHGFRICISFSLLLTLLGTFLGIVIGGIQGYLGKFWDTGMQRFIEIWSSLPMLYVVILIGSIYGRSFWLLILIMAAFNWISLSYYMRAEFLKLRGMTYVQSAKVLGMGHRHIFFKEILPNAMTPVVTLFPFTLIGGIGSLTSLDFLGFGLQPPTPSWGELMSQGLNNLYAPWISVSTVAALFVTLLLTTFVGEGVRDAMDPKSGDRYL, encoded by the coding sequence ATGAAAATTCGCCTGACACAAGAAACTTTGAATCGACTCAAGCGTTTCCGCAAGAACAAGCGTGCGTTTTGGTCTTTGATTGTACTTGTGGTTGCGTATCTGTTGTCACTCACGAGCCCGTGGACCGTCAATGACGAACCGATTTTTATGCGCTACGAAGGCAAAACCTATTTCCCTGCTTTTGTGCGTTATAGCGAAAAAGATTTTGGTGGTGAATACCAGACGGAACAAGATTACGCCAAGCTTTTTGAAACGGTTCGGGAATGCGAAGAAGATGCGGCCGAAGGCTTTACTCGTGCCGGTGGCTGCCCGGACGTTTGGGCGATTATGCCCCCGATTGCGCATGACCCTTTGAAAGCGGACTTGAGCGAAGACGGAACGCCTCCGTTTGCGCCGAGTGCAAGGCATTGGCTCGGAACTGATAGCAATGGCCGTGACGTACTTGCTCGCTTGATTCATGGATTCCGCATTTGCATTAGCTTCAGTTTGCTCTTGACTTTGCTCGGAACCTTCTTGGGCATTGTGATTGGCGGTATTCAAGGCTACCTTGGCAAGTTCTGGGATACCGGTATGCAGCGCTTTATTGAAATCTGGTCGTCGCTTCCGATGCTTTACGTGGTGATTCTAATCGGTAGCATTTACGGCCGCAGTTTCTGGCTTTTGATTTTGATTATGGCGGCTTTCAACTGGATTTCGCTCAGCTATTACATGCGTGCGGAATTCTTGAAGCTGCGCGGCATGACTTACGTGCAGTCGGCCAAAGTCTTGGGCATGGGACACCGCCATATATTCTTCAAGGAAATCTTGCCGAATGCCATGACGCCCGTGGTCACGCTATTCCCGTTCACGCTGATTGGCGGAATCGGAAGCTTGACTTCGCTAGACTTTTTGGGCTTTGGCCTGCAACCGCCTACACCTAGTTGGGGCGAACTCATGAGCCAGGGGCTCAACAACCTTTATGCGCCGTGGATTTCAGTCAGTACGGTAGCAGCACTCTTTGTAACGCTGTTGCTGACTACGTTTGTGGGCGAAGGCGTGCGAGATGCAATGGATCCGAAGTCGGGAGATCGCTATTTATGA
- a CDS encoding ABC transporter ATP-binding protein, producing MIPVLQVQNLSVAFGFDKNGKPREGITPLQVTDKVSFEINQGEFFALVGESGCGKSVTAMSILRLLPQPSAQIVEGSVLYRAGENAAPVDLATLPLAELQKVRGSEIACIFQEPMQALNPVVTIKKQLLEVFKFCGGKGNLLATIREMLTLAGFKDIDRVLDSYPHELSGGMLQRVCIVMALLSKPKLIIADEPTTALDVTVQAQVLAVLKDMANRTGTAVLLITHNMGIVSQYADRVAVMYAGRIVETGPVRDVIDSPMHPYTQGLLAAIPENHSDMRTMKSIPGSVPHPRDFAKGCRFVDRCEKCTEQCHSDELPPRVMASNSTSHEAFCFAK from the coding sequence ATGATTCCGGTTTTGCAGGTTCAAAATCTCTCGGTGGCTTTCGGGTTTGACAAGAATGGCAAACCTCGCGAAGGAATTACTCCGCTGCAGGTAACGGACAAGGTCTCGTTCGAAATCAATCAAGGCGAATTCTTTGCGCTGGTGGGTGAGTCTGGCTGCGGAAAGAGCGTGACTGCGATGAGCATTCTGCGTTTACTGCCGCAACCGAGTGCACAAATTGTCGAAGGCTCGGTGCTGTATCGCGCAGGCGAAAATGCTGCGCCGGTGGATCTCGCGACGTTGCCGCTGGCCGAATTGCAGAAAGTCCGCGGCTCTGAAATTGCATGTATCTTTCAGGAGCCCATGCAGGCCTTGAATCCGGTGGTGACCATCAAAAAGCAATTGCTCGAAGTCTTCAAGTTCTGTGGTGGCAAGGGCAATCTTTTAGCCACCATTCGCGAAATGCTGACTCTTGCCGGCTTCAAGGATATTGACCGCGTTCTGGATTCGTATCCGCATGAGCTTTCGGGCGGCATGTTGCAGCGCGTCTGCATTGTGATGGCTTTGCTTTCTAAACCCAAGCTCATTATCGCCGACGAACCGACTACGGCCTTGGATGTCACGGTGCAGGCGCAGGTGCTTGCGGTGCTCAAGGATATGGCGAACCGCACAGGGACGGCGGTGCTGTTGATTACGCATAATATGGGAATTGTGTCGCAGTATGCTGACCGAGTTGCCGTGATGTATGCGGGCCGCATTGTGGAAACGGGTCCCGTTCGCGATGTGATTGATTCTCCGATGCACCCGTACACGCAGGGCTTGCTGGCGGCTATTCCCGAGAACCATAGCGACATGCGTACCATGAAGTCGATTCCGGGCTCGGTGCCGCATCCGCGCGACTTTGCGAAGGGTTGCCGCTTTGTCGACCGCTGCGAAAAATGCACCGAACAATGCCACAGCGACGAATTGCCGCCTCGCGTTATGGCGTCAAATTCTACTTCTCACGAAGCATTCTGTTTCGCGAAATAG
- a CDS encoding NAD-dependent deacylase, with the protein MTSTKFPRLVVLTGAGISAESGLRTFRGNDGMWEHENIDDVCTPEGYYRDKKRVKDFYNFLRKGLKEHEPNAAHFALAELEERLGDDFLLVTQNVDNLHERAGSKRVLHMHGDLMRLTCEKNPKHEFVFEGEETLDTRCPFCGGMSRPDIVFFGEQPLYMEEIQDALRHCKDFVYIGTSSVVYPAAGFKSFAKSFGAKVTCLNLEVPASDPYTDVFVEGKATDIVPKWCKNFK; encoded by the coding sequence ATGACTTCTACCAAATTTCCGAGACTTGTGGTATTAACTGGCGCAGGCATTAGCGCTGAATCGGGCCTGCGAACCTTCCGCGGTAACGATGGCATGTGGGAACACGAAAACATTGATGACGTGTGCACGCCCGAAGGTTATTACCGTGACAAGAAGCGCGTGAAAGACTTCTACAACTTCTTGCGCAAGGGTCTCAAGGAACATGAGCCTAACGCCGCTCATTTTGCGCTTGCGGAACTCGAAGAACGCTTGGGCGATGACTTTTTGCTCGTGACGCAGAATGTAGACAACTTGCATGAACGCGCGGGTTCCAAGCGCGTGTTGCACATGCACGGCGACTTGATGCGCTTGACTTGCGAAAAGAATCCGAAGCATGAATTCGTTTTTGAAGGCGAAGAAACGCTTGATACGCGCTGTCCGTTCTGCGGTGGCATGAGCCGCCCGGACATTGTGTTCTTTGGCGAGCAGCCTCTTTACATGGAAGAAATCCAGGACGCCCTAAGGCACTGTAAGGATTTCGTGTACATTGGCACGAGTAGCGTAGTCTACCCCGCCGCCGGTTTCAAGAGTTTCGCGAAGAGCTTTGGCGCCAAGGTGACTTGCTTGAATTTGGAAGTTCCGGCAAGCGATCCTTACACGGATGTTTTCGTGGAAGGCAAGGCCACAGACATTGTGCCTAAGTGGTGCAAGAATTTTAAGTAA
- a CDS encoding M20/M25/M40 family metallo-hydrolase translates to MEQKTIDSIVSAIHSKMPDYIKTLSDLVRIPSISFDNFDQKYVLESAEAVKKLFLDAGLTNVQFLLPPSGRPSVYGESLTSPDKPTVLLYAHHDVQPPMRELLWNTKPFEASQQGDRLFGRGTADDKAGIVTHLAALEQVRAWKKNDGPNLKFLIEGEEESGSAGFETILKKYAELLKCDAVIVADLGNFAKGTPSITTTLRGMSAVNVELKATKAPLHSGSWSGPIPDPGQVLCRMIANLTDGKGNILIPNFEDTLVPPTEAELASYKSLGMTEKIFRNDGGVLDSVQLKVPEDEILLSLWRRPSLVVTAIEVGSRMNAGNVLQNSAYARIGIRLAPGMDADIATQQLVEFLQAQVPYGLQCSIVTEDGANPFVTDTAHPFFQKMSESMATAYNAETKFIGCGASIPGAELFRNTFGDIPILLTGLEDPECNAHGENESLYLPDFEHGIVAETLFFGGIC, encoded by the coding sequence ATGGAACAGAAAACAATTGATTCTATCGTTTCGGCAATTCACTCTAAAATGCCGGATTATATCAAGACTTTAAGTGATCTGGTACGAATTCCTTCGATCAGTTTTGACAATTTTGACCAGAAATACGTGTTGGAATCGGCCGAAGCCGTAAAAAAGCTGTTTTTGGACGCAGGCCTAACCAACGTACAATTTTTGTTACCGCCGAGCGGTCGCCCCTCTGTATACGGCGAAAGCTTGACAAGCCCCGATAAGCCAACTGTGCTCTTGTACGCCCACCACGATGTGCAGCCCCCCATGCGCGAATTGCTGTGGAACACCAAGCCTTTTGAAGCAAGCCAGCAAGGCGACCGACTTTTTGGCCGCGGCACCGCCGACGACAAGGCCGGCATCGTGACCCACCTAGCCGCTCTGGAACAGGTTCGCGCCTGGAAGAAGAATGACGGTCCGAACCTCAAGTTTTTGATTGAAGGCGAAGAGGAATCTGGCAGCGCAGGCTTTGAAACGATTTTGAAAAAATACGCCGAGCTTCTGAAATGCGACGCCGTGATTGTGGCTGACCTCGGAAACTTTGCAAAGGGCACGCCCTCGATTACCACGACGCTCCGCGGCATGAGTGCCGTGAACGTGGAACTCAAGGCGACCAAGGCTCCGCTCCATTCTGGCAGCTGGTCTGGCCCGATTCCTGACCCCGGTCAAGTGCTTTGCCGCATGATTGCAAACTTGACCGACGGCAAGGGCAACATTTTAATTCCGAATTTCGAAGACACGCTCGTGCCACCGACGGAAGCAGAACTCGCCTCGTACAAGAGTCTCGGCATGACCGAAAAGATTTTCAGAAACGATGGCGGTGTTTTGGACAGCGTACAGCTCAAGGTGCCCGAAGACGAGATTCTCTTGTCGCTGTGGCGCAGGCCTTCGCTTGTGGTGACCGCGATAGAAGTCGGTAGCCGCATGAACGCCGGAAACGTTCTGCAGAACAGCGCCTACGCCCGCATTGGTATTCGCCTTGCCCCCGGCATGGACGCAGACATTGCCACCCAGCAGCTGGTGGAATTTTTGCAGGCGCAAGTGCCTTACGGGCTACAATGCAGCATTGTGACCGAAGATGGCGCAAACCCGTTTGTGACCGATACCGCTCACCCGTTCTTCCAGAAAATGAGCGAATCGATGGCGACCGCCTACAACGCCGAGACCAAGTTTATCGGCTGCGGCGCAAGCATTCCGGGCGCAGAACTATTCCGCAACACCTTCGGCGACATTCCTATTCTGCTGACAGGGCTTGAAGACCCCGAATGCAACGCCCACGGTGAAAATGAAAGCCTTTACCTGCCCGACTTCGAGCACGGTATTGTAGCCGAGACCCTTTTCTTTGGAGGAATCTGCTAA